A region of Bombilactobacillus folatiphilus DNA encodes the following proteins:
- the menD gene encoding 2-succinyl-5-enolpyruvyl-6-hydroxy-3-cyclohexene-1-carboxylic-acid synthase, with amino-acid sequence MTLGQSYLTQQLTPLLATLLQTGIKDVVLSPGSRSTPVAILLGKLADQQQLNLHIDVDERSAAFMGLGIAKTSQHAVLLVCTSGTAAANYYPAICEAYASNIPLIVLTTDRPQELQQVGAPQTLTQANFYGQQVKASYQLPTPRPDLPVATQKYFGYIAQKAVHTALQSPKGPVQLNLPLRKPLLPATDGDLTLKSMVVAQQWEGQRADQTLLTKLETLLSGKKGLIIAGPNAKNAQVIQQFAQKMNWPLLADPLSSLRGYPSVLTTEDWLFQMADLWEQQLQPEVILRLGATPVSAALSQWLAQTTIPIVYLDADRAQLDHTLNTRVAVALTPAQVLPYLSVGAADVKWLQHWSKLDQALKQVLEQVVELSATLTEPQVAWTLGQNLPSDAALFVSNSMPIREVDDYFHPKTPQLVLANRGANGIDGINSTALGMASQRSQNSYLYVGDLAFFHDLTGLMLARQEQLQLTIIVQNNQGGGIFSFLPQAQEPTQFEKVFGTPLHYKVQDVAQLFGGQYYLAQDQVQLAQLLRQEHSGLTLIEVATQRSTLTQIDAQIKQAVTQFLEKMIHAS; translated from the coding sequence ATGACTTTAGGTCAGTCCTATTTAACACAACAATTAACCCCTTTATTGGCAACTTTATTACAAACAGGCATCAAAGATGTGGTTTTGTCACCGGGTTCAAGATCGACGCCAGTGGCTATTTTATTGGGAAAATTAGCAGATCAGCAGCAACTCAATTTGCACATAGATGTTGATGAACGTTCCGCGGCGTTTATGGGTTTAGGAATAGCCAAAACAAGTCAGCACGCTGTGTTGTTAGTTTGTACATCGGGCACGGCAGCGGCTAATTATTATCCCGCTATTTGTGAAGCTTATGCCAGCAATATTCCCTTAATCGTTTTGACCACTGATCGACCGCAAGAATTGCAGCAAGTGGGCGCTCCGCAAACTTTAACGCAGGCTAATTTTTATGGACAGCAAGTGAAAGCTTCATATCAGTTGCCGACACCGCGTCCTGATTTACCAGTAGCGACCCAAAAATATTTTGGTTATATCGCGCAAAAAGCGGTACACACGGCGCTGCAAAGTCCCAAGGGTCCTGTACAGCTCAATTTGCCGTTGCGCAAGCCTTTATTGCCAGCTACAGATGGTGATTTGACGCTGAAATCCATGGTAGTAGCCCAACAATGGGAAGGTCAAAGAGCAGATCAAACATTGTTAACCAAGTTAGAAACGTTGCTTTCTGGTAAAAAAGGTTTGATTATTGCTGGACCCAATGCCAAAAATGCGCAAGTTATTCAACAATTTGCGCAAAAGATGAACTGGCCATTATTAGCGGATCCATTGAGTTCGTTGCGTGGTTATCCCAGTGTTTTGACGACGGAAGATTGGCTCTTTCAAATGGCCGATCTGTGGGAGCAACAATTACAACCTGAGGTGATTTTGCGGCTGGGAGCAACTCCGGTTTCGGCGGCGTTGAGTCAATGGTTAGCACAAACTACAATTCCTATCGTTTATTTAGATGCCGACCGGGCGCAGTTAGATCATACCTTGAATACAAGGGTTGCAGTGGCGTTGACACCAGCACAGGTTTTGCCTTATTTGTCTGTGGGAGCGGCAGATGTGAAGTGGCTGCAGCACTGGTCAAAATTAGATCAAGCGCTCAAGCAAGTTTTAGAGCAAGTCGTGGAGCTATCAGCCACACTTACCGAACCGCAAGTGGCATGGACTTTAGGTCAGAATTTACCGAGCGATGCGGCTTTATTTGTCAGCAATTCGATGCCAATTCGGGAAGTTGATGATTATTTTCACCCAAAAACGCCGCAATTAGTGTTAGCAAATCGTGGTGCTAACGGAATTGATGGGATTAATTCGACAGCGTTAGGGATGGCTAGCCAACGCAGTCAAAATTCTTATTTGTATGTTGGCGATTTAGCTTTTTTCCATGATTTGACGGGCTTGATGTTAGCACGCCAAGAACAGTTACAGTTAACAATTATTGTGCAAAATAACCAAGGTGGTGGCATTTTTTCATTTTTGCCACAAGCCCAAGAACCGACGCAATTTGAAAAAGTATTCGGCACACCCCTGCATTATAAAGTGCAAGATGTAGCGCAATTATTTGGTGGGCAATATTATTTGGCGCAAGATCAAGTTCAATTGGCGCAATTATTGCGACAAGAACATTCTGGTTTGACTTTAATTGAAGTGGCCACCCAGCGGTCAACATTAACGCAGATTGATGCACAAATTAAGCAAGCGGTGACGCAATTTTTGGAGAAAATGATACATGCAAGTTAA